From Aegilops tauschii subsp. strangulata cultivar AL8/78 chromosome 5, Aet v6.0, whole genome shotgun sequence:
CATACCATCCTCACTGATTAATTTAAACAACCATTTTTGCCAAGAGACTGACATGTTTTGTTGCAATGTCTTGGATGTAGGGGGACCATTGATTTTTTTTCCTACATAACAGAGTCCATTTGACGAGACATCCTTCTTTATTTTGATTGTCCACTAGCCATTTTAGCACTCCTTTGGGGACATGGAAGAAAAATATCATCAAACTGCTCAGAACCAAATGCATTAGGCTTAACCTACCCACTCCTTTAGTTGTTTTTCGATATGCTCCTCTATTCCCCGCCAATTCTCATGAATATGGAATTCTGAGACACCAATGGAATTGAACCTTGTTCACATCCAAACATGCCTGTGTTGGTCAGCTGTTTCATGCGCCTAGCCAGAGTAGAAGATCTCTCTTTTATGAAAAACATGTTTTAAACCAGGCAAACACTCAAATGTGCCAAGCAGTGCaggttttcttttcttttttagttTCATGACCCATAAATAGGATGGTATCATCCGCGTACTGTAAAACCTATCTGTCATCGACTATATGAAGCACCATCCCATTCATAAGATCCTCTAACTTGGCTTATACAGGGTTAAAGGATCCTCCCAGTCGAAGGCCTTTCTTTATTTCGAACTATATCCTAAATTATTGTTGACTTTGATACCAAAACTTCCAGTAGATATGAAAATTTCCAAGCACTTGCACCAAAGAGGTGAAAATCCTTTCATCCGAAGTTTTGAAGAAGAAAATGCCAATTGAATTTCCGATACACCTTCTCAAAGTAAATTTTAAAAGCTACTCCCATCTTTTTTTATGGAGCTCATGAACAGTCACATGAAGAATTAGAACCCCCTCGATAATGTTTCTACCTTCATGAACACCATTTAGATTGGACGAACATGTAATCAACAACAGGATCcgttctttctttcttttttgtcACCATACTGCATACTTTGAAACTCACATTTAACAACCAATGTGACCAATTTTTTAATTCGTGTGGCCTGCATTTTGGAATAAATTCATTTACACCAAAGTTGAGATTATATAGTGGTTGGTCACTGCTATGAAATGCATCAAATAAGTCACTACAGGAAACTGCGTTGTTGCCGACGACAATATATATGCCGGCGGCTTTTTAGCGGGGCCGTCATCATATATAGCAAGACGCCAAGGACGCTAGGAAAACCATCGAAAAATTTGTAGCTACGCCGACGATTTTGCCAGCCAGGCCGTCAGTAAATATGCACCATTTGCCGAGGGCAACCATCGGCAAGATAAGGCCCGTCAGCATATCATCAGACATGGGGCGCATAGTACCTAAATCTTGTAGTGAATCCATCAAGTCATCTTTGATTACCTCCCACAATACCTGGTAAAACTCATAAATCCATCTTGTACAAGTGTTTTATTATGTTTCATTTGAGGGATAGCCTTCCAGACCTCCTTTTCCACGAAATGAGTAGTGATAATTTCATTTTCTGCCACAGAAAGCTAAGGGTGTCCAAATACATGCACTGACCAAAATTAATCCAATAATATGTGGGTTATGTTATATAAACTCAATGAAATTTGAATTTATATTTGTATTATAATGTGCTTTCTTGTGTTTGTATTTTGTAAGTAGAAATTTATTGTCAATCAAAACTAGTCAGTCAAATACATGGAACCCAACATCCACAAACACCTAGAACCAACTATCAAATGAGACATAGCGATAGACACAAGTTCTTTCTATTAATGTGTCGAGACACAAGCATTGAATTTTCGCGAAACAAATAATGCATTACATTTTGCAACGGACGAGTAAATTGTACTCATAATATTCCTTCTGAGTTTGCTAAGAGTTAGAATACCTCAGAAACTCAGCTCTGGCATTTCTTAGTGGGTGGGTTAATATTTCTAGTCATGTGTCTCATATTGTGAATGCAATCTCTTTTTTGTGGCAAACTTCTGGACACAATCTGCTTAATCTCTCTATAGCATTACATTTGTTAATATATGTGTACGTATGTTCCCCAATAAGAGGTCAAATATTGTATCTCCTTGCACATGTGTGTTCTATCAAATATTAGCTTCTTATGGCATCACTTGGCTATTTAAAAAAAAAGATATTCACTTGGCTATTTATTATGAGGAAGCATAGATGGAAGAATGTAAATTAGAGTACGGACTAATATAACAAGAAAGTCCCAAACTAAGTTTCTCTAACCTTTTTTCAATCTTCGAAAGAACCAGTTATGATGTTGAGTACTAAAGATTATTCCACATATATTATCTGACCATCGTTTTCTTTTGTGTGCCCTTCCGAAAGCTATTGAGTTGCTGGAGAAATACAAAGTGCAGGCCATCATTGGTCCCCAGAAATCATCAGAAGCTGTGTTCATATCCAGTGTTGGAAATTTAACCCAAGTCCCCATAGTATCATTCACAGCAACAAGCCCCTCTCTCACTTCTGATAGTATGCCGTATTTTGTACGATCAACACTGGATGACTCGGCTCAGGTGAATAGCATTGCCTCGCTTGTACAGGCCTATGGATGGAGAGAGGTGGTGGCAGTATATGACGACACCGACTATGGGAGAGGCATTCTACCATACCTCATTGACGCACTTCAAGAAATTGATGTCCGTGTTGGGTATCGCAGTGTTATCCCTTCAACAGCAACAAATGAGGCCATGGTGCAAGAACTCAATGGATTGATGGCAATGCAAACAAGGGTATTTATTGTTCATATGTCATCCACTATGACCTCCCTTCTTTTTACAAAGGCAAAAGAGGTAGGGATGATGAACAAGGGATTTGTTTGGATGACCACAAGTGGAGTGGCAAACATCATCGACTCACTCAATCCAAGTGTCATTGAGGCAATGAATGGTGTGCTAGGAGTAAGATATCATGTTCCCAGATCACAAGAACTTGACAACTTATCCATAAGGTGGAACAGAATGTACCAACACGATAACCCGGAGGAGTCACCCTTTAATAAACTAAGCATTTTTGGACTATGGGGCTATGATACGGTATGGGCATTGGCACAAGCAGCAGAAAAGGTTGGGATATCCGGTGCCAGAAATAAGCAACCATGGTCCATTAAAAACTCCACATGCTTGGAATCAATGGTTATTTCCACTAAGGGTCCTGAACTCTTAAAGGCAATCGTACAAAACAAATTCAGAGGTTTAAGTGGTGACTTTGACCTTACAGGCAGACAACTTAAAGTTTCTGTGTTCCAAATAATAAACGTGGTTGGGAGAGGTTGTAGAGAAATCGGGTTTTGGACTATGAATAGTGGACTTTCACGGCAGTTAAAGCAAGAATACTTCAAAAAGACAGGAccagactcaatgcctgacctAAATCCTATAATTTGGCCAGGAGAGTCCACCGAAATACCAATGGGCTGGGAAATTCCTACGGTTGGTAAGAAGCTTAGAGTTGGTGTGTGCTCGAGCGAAAATCCAGAGTTTATAAACACATACAAAAATCCTGCCACAAATGTAACAACAGCGAGTGGACTGGTAATTGACATATTTGAGGAGGCAGTAAAGAGGCTACATCATCCATTTTCTTATGAGTACCTAAATTTTGACACAGCTGATACAAAAACTTCGGGGAGCTACAATGATTTTGTTTATCAAGTCTATCGTGGGGTAAGTAATACTGTATAAACGGCAATTGAAGCTGCATACATTTCATTGTTAGGAGAAAAAAAACTCTGGTAGTTTAAACATTTTACAATGAATTAATTGTCTTTGCATCTCCATCCAGTATTTGTTCTGCTTTCACGTTGCAATTATAACATTTTATAGGCAAAAGGATGCCAACCTGAAAGGCTCGCTCTATTTTTTTCTCAAAGCAAAGAAAATCAAAAGTATATTGCTTGCTAAAATATTTCTCTTTGTTTAACAACTGAGCTTATACTGTGTAATGAATATTATCAAGTGGATGTTCCTTTTCTTTGCTTAAATATATAAATCTGGCTAATGGCACTGCAGGAATACGACATAGCTGTTGCAGACATTACTATAAGATACAATAGATCACTGCATGTCGACTTCACCGTACCATACACAGAATCCGGAGTAGGGATGATTGTTCCATTCAAGGAAAAAGTGAATACGGATATGTGGCTTTTCTTGAAACCACTGAGCATTGAGATGTGGTTTGGAAGCATCATATTCTTTATATACACAGGAGTTGCTGTCTGGCTGTTGGAGTATCTAAATGGCAATGAACATGTTCATGGTCCCCTATCACTCAAACAATTGGCGATTACAATATTCTCCATTTGTGAACAGAGTTGAGTAAACATTACAGTTTCTTAGATCTCTTTACAATTTTGAACAAGTATTTCAGTTGCATGGACAAAGCATATGTTACACCATATCAAAATAGGAAGAATCTTCAAAAGATTAATGCAAGAGTACATTGATCCGGATAAACATCTCTATGAGCCAGTTGAATTTATCTTTAAAAATTCCACAAAAATAACTTAGATCTATCTAATTAACAGTGCTTAACAAAGGCAGTATAGAATCAGAGTGTGGAAATGAACTAATCCTAGTTTGTATCAGTTAAAAACTGACAATATGGATTGCGTTGATCATCTAATTAAATTGAAATGGTGTGTTTTGCAGAGCTTATAAGAATTTTAGTGCCTCAATAAAGTCTTGATTGTTATTTCTGCAGAGGAGGAGCTGGAACACTTTCTAGCTAGAACTGTTCTACGTGTATGGATGGTTGTTCTTCTGGTACTTGCATCAAGTTATACAGCAAGCTTTGCAGCAATGCTTACTGTACAGCAGCTTTCACCAACAGTGACTGATGTTCATGAACTCCAGAAGAATGGAGAATATGTAGGGTTCCACCAAGGTTCCTATATAGATGGTCTATTGGTGGAGATTGGTTTTGATACATCAAAGATCAGGGGCTATGCTACACCTGATGATTTCTATAGTGCTCTTTCTAACGGAAGCATTGCTGCGGTTGTACTCGAAGTCCCATATATTAAATTGTTTCTCACAAAGTACAACAAAGGTTACACAATGGTGGGGCCTATTTACAAGAGTGCGGGTTTTGCATTTGTAAGTTTAACTACACTCACTATTCTCTTGAAAAGACTGCTAGTGAGCCACGCAAATGATATGATTATATGTTTCCTTTAATTCTACCAATCATGTCACCACAAGATTGCAGTTTCAAAAGAATTTTAGGATAACAAAAACGGTTGGTATGGTTATCTAATAGCAAAAGTGAATAAATGTATCTCCGAGTGGAATGATGCAATTTTAGGATAAGAAATTGCTGCAAGTAGCTCTAGTAAAAAAGGCTAGACGACGAAATAAATAACAGAAGTAACACAATATCACTTTTTATAAATCTAACTACTATACACGACAACATATATACAAGAGGCTTGGAGAACCACAACATAGATACATACCTTTACATCAGAAACATAGGAAGTGAGCCTAGCTCACTTGGCTAGTGGAGTGGATGTACAACCCAGCCACCCAGGTTCAAGTCCTCACGGGCGTGAatttgggttcttattatttaaaAGAAAAACTCGCTGTGGGGGGCTTCCCCTACCgctttccttttcaaaaaaaaaaaattcaGAACCATCAACATGAACTGGTATTTGCAATTGATCACATTAATGCTCTGTTTagaattctagtgaattgtgagAAATAATATATGTTGGCTGGTTTACTTTTAGACATTTTAGGTGCTTCTCTATCTCCTTTTTCCAAATAAAATAGTATTTGCATTTGAGTGTTGTTTGTTTAAATAATAGCACCATCATATTGACCACCTACTATTATATGAAATTGTCATTGGAACATTATATGTTAGCATGTGCGCCTTATGACAATGATCTCTTTGCTGATTAGGCGCTTCCCAAGAATTCTCCGCTACGTCCTGAAATGTCGACTGCAATACTCAACATAACCGGAGGAGATACTATCAATCAGTTTGAAAAGAAATGGATAGGTCAAAATAGCCATGAAAATGATGACATGCCTGATGGTTCaggcactatcaacttcgaaagTTGTGGGGGATTATTCCTCATATCTGGAATTGTGACAACCGGTTCCCTTTTAGTAGCCATGCTGATGAGCCGCTACAATAAACATCAACAAAACGCAGGGAACAAACGGGATGACCAGAATGAATCTGGACCTGGGCAAGAAAAGGAGAAAATGGAAGAACAAGGAGATCAAAACAGCAATGGAGAGGGAACTCAATTGATGGAGGGCCAAACAACATTGTGAGTGCCTCACAGTTCGGACGGAAATGGTGACCAGCTTACCAGGAAGTAGATGCATGCACACAACCAAAATAAGAGAGCAACATTACCAACTTGTTTCATGCGCAAATCATTCATAGGGAGACAAAAGTGATAGGTTATTAAAGTTAGTTCCAAACTGAGCAAAGTTCACCTTTCAGGCTCGAAGATGAACAACTGCGGGGGAGACCGGCCAGCTAGGCTGGACTTGGGTTCGTGGAATTTGCTATGCATGCAGAATCAAGTAAATTTGCTTCAGCCTTTCAGGCATCGCTCGGCCGATGGAACAACTGAAAAGGCTAAGCCTATGTTTGATAGTAAAGTATTGCATGTAAGATTCAAAGTATCAAAAAACTAGAGTGATTTAGCCTGTCAGTTGTAAAATACCGTGGTCTTTGACATAACAGAGTATGGTGCAAGGGCATTtatcccttcttgaaggcgttgcTATGAATGAAGTCAACTCTGCCGTAGGCGTTAATTTCATATCTTTTGAAATGGTTGTCTTTATTCTGCGCTTTGCATATAATaattactccctccatcccataatataagagtgtacATTACAACATCTTTTGAAATGGTTGTCTTTGTTCTGCGCTTTGCATATAATAATTACTCCCTccttcccataatataagagtgtaaATTATATTATGGAGCGAAGAGAGTAAGATACGAGTTGTTGTCTAAAGCCACAATGGCTGCATCAGTCCCGGCACACGATGGCTGTCTTAAGCCGGGCCATGGGGTCCCAGAAATCTCAGGATAACTAACATACACCGTTGTTGCAAAATCACATTACAGTCAAGTAACCTTGATACATGATACCACCCTGTAAACAAACACTTGGGCACTTGGCAGTACACCTATAACAGCGGAAGAACACATGGCTCTGTCTGTACTTACAAAGGGGCGAAACCCGGCGGACGTTCTTTTTTCAAGTAGCATGGCATGGATCAGAGTTTCCATTACAGTGTGTGTACATGACAGGGCAGGGCAGGGCCAGGGATGAAGCAGCGACTACTAAAAGGTCCTAGGGTATTTCTTGATCTCGTACAGGATGGAGGATATGGAGACGACGAGGTCCTTGTTGAGGGCGGACCCACCATTGACCCTCTTGACGCACTCGGTCAGCCTCGTGTACTACAGGAGCAGCTGCGTGAGGGACGCACCGCAGGTTGTTCGCTGGAAGAACCATTTCCCGAGAACGATTTGCTCATTATCATTTTCATAAGTTAAAAAGTAATTCGTTTGCGCAAACAAATTAAGGGCCCAAAACACGTCGGCACCCGGCCCTCGGAGATGTCAAAACGCGTTGTTGGTGCGGGGATAGATTCCATCGACAGCATTCGTCATCTACCGTACCTTGTTTCCTCTTCCCGTCCCATGCACGCAAAGGATTTATGTATCCAGAGGCAACTCCGGCTGAAGCTCCAAAGTCTAGTGAGGAAGAATAAACTAACTAACTAACTAAGCCTGTCACAAATCAGCGAATCTACCTCGCAGCTTCCAGTTCATCCCTGACAAGCAACAAGCGGAGCCATATAAGAGGACGTGCGCACAAGAAGTGTAAACCTTGCAGGCCCCAGGTAATGGAGAAAGCACGTCGAGCCATGTTCTTCTTGTTACTGCTGATCGCCGATTTCAGCGTGGCCCAAGACACCGCCGGCGAAGCGGATGAATTCCACGTCGGGGTGATCCTCGACCTGGGATCGCTGGTGGGGAAAGTGGCGCGGACCAGCGTGCTGCTGGCCGCCCAGGATTTCTACACGGTCCACCGGAACTACAGCACGAAGCTCGTTCTCCACGTTGTGGACTCCGCGGGCAGTGATGTCCAGGCCGCATCGGCAGGTATGTGTGTCTGCAGTATGTCACGCTGTGAGGATTCAGGGAAAACCGAGGACTTTGTTTGTTAGCACTAATTCCTAATATGACTATACAGTTTCAAATAAAGGTACTAAATATAGGTATTTATTACTCCCTCCTGCACTAATGTAATTAAACTGCAAAAAACATCTTATTAGTGTACAGAGGTAGTAGTACTTACATCTTATTAGTGTACAGAGGTAGTAGTACTTTTGATGTTTGACGTTGCTGCGTAGTAGTAATTCTTTctacaaacttggtcaaacttgAGGAAGTTTGATTTAGAGCAAAGTATTTTgaaacagaaggagtattttggAAGTTTTCTCTTCAAGTTTTTCATAGAAATGAGATCTcacttttataaaaaattatATTTGAAAGCGGAAAATTGCTTGGGTGTGCCAAGCAATAGTTCCTGATTTGTTTTCTTTGCTTTCTCGATGTCACGATCCATAACTAGAATGGTATCATCTGCATGATGTAAAATAAATAATTCGTCGTCCACTACATGAAACACCATCCCATTGGTAAGATCCTCCGACTTGGCTCTCTGGATCATTACTGCCAGCATTTCGCCAGCTTTATTAAAGAGAATAGAGACAAAGGATCCTCCTATAGAGGCCTTTCTTTCTTTGGAATTAGGCCAACTCCAACTCACGACCCTAATTGAACGTCTGTTTTGGCCGGATTCTATCCGTTTGGGTTGGGCAAAGGGGCGACGTCCGACCCTTTCTACATTTGCGTTGGTGGTGTGTTCAACGGGCAGACGCATTTCGTCCGACCGCCTGAAATATTTGCGAAGGGAATAATGAAAACTGAAATTTTGGCAACACGGTCATAGTTCATGCCAGCGGGCATAGTCATGCTGGTCAGAGCACCAGCGGCCGGCACACATGCCAACCAACAAAATGATCAACCCCCAAATTTTCACGCCAACAACAAAGCCAGCGGCCAGCACACTTGCCAGCCTACAAAAAACGGCCATAGTTCATGGCTCCCTA
This genomic window contains:
- the LOC109786102 gene encoding glutamate receptor 2.8-like; the encoded protein is MEKARAAILFLLLLVDFAVAAQNATAGEADGFHVGVILDLGSPVGKVARTSVLLAVQDFYAVHRNYSTKLVLHITDSMGSDVQAASAAIELLEKYKVQAIIGPQKSSEAVFISSVGNLTQVPIVSFTATSPSLTSDSMPYFVRSTLDDSAQVNSIASLVQAYGWREVVAVYDDTDYGRGILPYLIDALQEIDVRVGYRSVIPSTATNEAMVQELNGLMAMQTRVFIVHMSSTMTSLLFTKAKEVGMMNKGFVWMTTSGVANIIDSLNPSVIEAMNGVLGVRYHVPRSQELDNLSIRWNRMYQHDNPEESPFNKLSIFGLWGYDTVWALAQAAEKVGISGARNKQPWSIKNSTCLESMVISTKGPELLKAIVQNKFRGLSGDFDLTGRQLKVSVFQIINVVGRGCREIGFWTMNSGLSRQLKQEYFKKTGPDSMPDLNPIIWPGESTEIPMGWEIPTVGKKLRVGVCSSENPEFINTYKNPATNVTTASGLVIDIFEEAVKRLHHPFSYEYLNFDTADTKTSGSYNDFVYQVYRGEYDIAVADITIRYNRSLHVDFTVPYTESGVGMIVPFKEKVNTDMWLFLKPLSIEMWFGSIIFFIYTGVAVWLLEYLNGNEHVHGPLSLKQLAITIFSICEQKEELEHFLARTVLRVWMVVLLVLASSYTASFAAMLTVQQLSPTVTDVHELQKNGEYVGFHQGSYIDGLLVEIGFDTSKIRGYATPDDFYSALSNGSIAAVVLEVPYIKLFLTKYNKGYTMVGPIYKSAGFAFVSLTTLTILLKRLLVSHANDMIICFL